A region of the Pleurocapsa minor HA4230-MV1 genome:
ATAGTGATAACAATCAGATTTCCTATTATCTCAAAGGAGAACTGGTTTCTTTACTGTTAGATTTATTGATTCGAGCTAAATATCAGAATAAGCGATCGCTTGATGATGTAATGCGCTTGATGTGGTCGCGTTTTGGACAAGAGGAAGTCGGTTTTAGTGAAACTCAACTCAGGGAAACTATTGCTGAGGTTGCAGCCGAGAACCTAGATGATTTCTTTGCTCGCTACATTGAAACTACTGAAGAATTGCCCTTTGATGACTATCTTAACCCCTTTGGCTTATACTTAAAAACTGTTAGTGAATCCGATGCTCCTTATCTGGGAATCAAGGTACAGTCCGATAGTAATCGGGAAGTGATCGAGTTTGTTGCTGCCGAATCTCCCGCAGCGTTAGCAGGAATTGATGCCAAAGATGTGCTGTTAGCAATTAATGGTATTAAGGTCGATGCTAAGTCTCTTGACGAAAGATTAAAAGACTATCAAGCAGAGGATACGATCCAAGTTACTGTGTTTCACAATGATGAATTAAAAACCCTGGCTGTTACTTTAGCTCAACCCCAAGCTAATCGTTATGAGCTGGCGTTCAAAGATAATTTATCCCAGTCACAGCAGCAAAATCTTCGAGGGTGGCTAGGAACAATGAACAATGAGCAATGAGCAATGAGTCCTAAAGGATATGCGAAGCGGTATCTCCAACTATGCGAGACAAGTGGTTTACCATTAGCTCGCAAGCTCGCGTCACAATGAGCAGTGACAGTAGGGTGGGCAAACGAGCAAATTATACTTGTGTGTTTTCAATATTCTTTATGCCCACCTAATCAGTCCTAAAGGACGACGCGTAGCTAGTGCTTTAGCATAAGCTTCGCAAATAATCAGTAATTAGTAATTAGTAATTAGTAATCAATCATCAATCAAAATGCATAATTTTTTAGAAATAGCCTACTTTCAAAATAGATTTGTTCCTTTTAAAGAAGCAAATATCTCCATCGCCACTCATGCTCTTCACTACGGAACAGGTGCTTTTGGTGGAATGAGAGGTATTCCTAATCCAGATAATGCTGAACAAATATTATTATTTAGGCTAGATCGTCACTGTAATCGTTTGAGTGATAGCGCCAAGCTACTTGGTTATGATTTACCAGCAGCAAAAATTCAGCAAATTATTATTGATTTTGTGCAGAAAAATCAGCCCAATAAACCTTTTTATATTCGTCCTTTTGTTTATACCTCTGACTTAGGTATTGCTCCTCGACTGCATAAAATTGAAAAAGACTTTTTTGTTTATGGATTAGAACTAGGGGATTATTTACCTCCTGATGGCATTAGCTGTCGTATTAGTTCTTGGTATCGTCAAGAAGATCGGAGTTTACCTCTACGGGGTAAGATCAGCGGCGCATATATTACTTCTTCCCTGGCTAAAACCGAAGCAGTAGAATCTGGTTTTGATGAGGCAATTTTGATGAATTCTCAAGGTAAAATTTGCGAAGCATCAGGAATGAATATCTTTATGGTGAGAAACAATAAATTAATCACGCCTGGGTTTAATCAAGATATTTTAGAAGGTATTACTAGAGATAGCGTGCTGACTATTGCCAGGGATATGGGGATTGAAGTCGAAGAAAGAGCAATTGATAAAACCGAATTACTAATTGCTGAAGAAGTATTTTTAAGCGGTACAGCAGCAAAAGTAACTCCTGTAAAACAAATTGAAAGCTATCATTTGTCTACCGAGCGACCAATTACCGAAAAAATTAAAGCCAAACTAACTTCAATTACTAAAAATCAAGAGCCAAAATATCAAGATTGGATTTATACAGTTGATTGCTAGGCAGATTAATTATCGCCATTGGTAGATTTCTATTCAAATAATATATAGCAATCCTAAATGAAATGAGAAATTTCTACTACCTACTACCTACTATCTAAAAACCAATCAATGTAGTTTCATGAATTAAATAGGACTGCTATATGGCTCAAGTTGTAGTTGGAGTGATGGGTGCGGGAGATTTAGCAACTCACGAAGATACCGAACTGGCTTATCAGCTAGGTAAATCAATTGCAGAAAATGGCTGGATTTTGCTGACAGGAGGTAGAAAAGTAGGAGTCATGGAGGCAGCCAGCCAAGGTGCAAAAGCAAGTGGCGGAACAGTAATCGGTATTTTGCCTGGCAATAATAAACTAGAAATGTCTGATGCAGTCGATATTGCCATCGTTACTGATTTGGGCAATGGACGCAATAATATTAATGTCTTGTCTTGCGATCTTGTGATTGCCTGTGGTATGGGTTTGGGGACAGCTTCAGAAGTTGCTTTGGCGTTGAAAAATAATCGACCTATAATTTTGCTTCATCAACAAGAAGTAACCTATCAATTCTTTAGTCATTTGGCTTCAGAACAAGTTTTTTCGGCAGAAAATGTGGAACAAGCGATCGCTCTAAGCCAAGAAATTTTGCTCCCTTAGATCAACTAGATCGACGTAGTGAGTTCCAGTCAAGATCATTAAACTCTTGTATAGTACTGATTTGAGCGAAAAAATACTTGACTTTAATGCTATCTTAGGTTATCTGAGGGGAATTCTAAATTCAAAGCTAGTGTTGTCATGATCAATATTCTCGTAGCTGACGATCAAAATTTTGTCCGTAAAACTTTAGAGTCGTATCTCGAACCAGAATCAGATCTTCAGATTGTTGGTTTTGCTAAAAATGGTGAAGTGGCGATCGCTAAAGTAGCAGAGCTAAAGCCAGATGTAGTGTTGATGGATATTGAGATGCCAGTCATGGATGGTTTTGCAGCTACCGAAACTATTGCTCAAAAATATGCCGATACTAAAGTTTTAATGCTTAGTATTCACAATCAAAAACAAGACGTTGCTCGTGCCTTAAAGCTAGGTGCCAAGGGCTATTGGCTTAAAAACACCACAGCTAAAGAATTAGCTAATGCCATTCGCTATGTCCACAAAGGATATTTTCAACTAGCTCTAGAATTAGTAGACAAGCACTTGGCAAAGACTATGACATTGGATTCTTTGCCCAAGCAAGATCTGGAGTTGAGCGAAAAGCTCAACATGGTAGATACAGTTTTAGCCAAAATAGAACAAAAAATTGATTCTTTAGAAGAACTAACGCCTCACAGCCTGAACGAAACCGTAGAAGCGATTGTCAAGCAGGAGCTGTCTCACAATAAAGAGCGTGATGCTAATTTACAGTTTAGATGCGATCGACTTAAACAACAGTTAAAGAGACACGAACAGAAAACAAATTTAGCCATTAAGATCCTGACGATTACTAATTTCAGCTTGTTTGTGGCTATTTTGGCGATAGGTTATTTGAGCTTCAGCAAGTAAAAGAAAAATTTAAACATTAGCAATCAATTGTATTATTGATACTATTCCCTGACAGCATCAGAACTATTTATAGCTGGTTCTATCGCTGCGTATTTAACGATCGCAATTAATTGCTGTTAAGAAATATATTCATCCCTAATTGGTTTGCGAACCAAACCACATCAACACCAGCAATACGGAGTATCTATCAGTCAGATAAAACAATTGTATTTTGTTTTTCATAGACTTAATACTATAATCATCTGGAGATAGATATATTTGAATCTATTTTTATCAAAGACAGAAATAAATCTATGAATGAAATTTTCAATCAGAGTATCTGGCTTGTCCCTCTCTATGCTTTAGTAGGTGCAACTTTAGCTATTCCTTGGTCGCCTGGAATCATTCGTACTACTGGGCCCCGACCATCGGGTTATATCAATATCCTCATGACTTTGGTAGCGCTGACGCACAGTATCTTAGCCTTGCGAGAAATCTGGGGGCAGCCAGCCCAATATCTTTCATTTCCGTGGCTTCAAGCTGCTGATTTGCATATTGCTTTCGATTTAGAAATTTCCACAATTAATCTGGGTGCGCTAGTTCTAATTACTAGTGTCAACCTACTTGCTCAGGTTTATGCCGTTGGCTACATGGAAATGGATTGGGGGTGGGCGCGTTTTTATTGCATGTTGGCTTTATTTGAAGCGGGAATGTGTACTTTAGTACTGTGCAACTCGCTGTTCTTCAGTTACGTAGTGCTAGAGATTTTGACTCTCGGTACTTATTTACTGATCGGTCTGTGGTTCAACCAGTCTTTGGTAGTCACGGGGGCAAGGGATGCTTTCTTAACTAAACGAGTAGGAGATTTAATTCTCTTGATGGGAGTTGTGGCTTTACTCCCTTTAGCTGGAACTTGGAACTATACCGAGTTAGCAGAGTGGGCAAATACTGCTACTGTCGATCCGACTGTAGCCACTTTACTTTGTTTAGCCTTAATTGCTGGCCCTTTGGGTAAATGCGCTCAATTTCCTCTACATCTTTGGTTAGATGAGGCGATGGAAGGGCCGATGCCAGGAACAATTCTACGGAACACAGTGATAGTTTCTACTGGTGCTTGGGTCTTAATTAAATTACAGCCTGTATTAGCTTTATCTCCTTTTGCCTCTAGTTTTATGGTGGCAATCGGGGCAACAACGGCTATTGGGGCGAGTTTAATTGCGATCGCCCAGATCGATATCAAGCGATCGCTTTCTTATTCTGTCAGTGCTTATATGGGCTTGGTGTTTATTGCCGTGGGGACACAGCAAGATATTACAGCACTAAAACTCTTGTTCACCTATGCGATCGCCATGTCATTATTAGTGATGAGTATTGGCGGGGTGGTGTTAAATACCATTACCCAAGATTTAACTCAATATGGTGGTTTGTGGTCGCGTCGTCCCATTTCAGGCATTTGCTATTTAGTGGGTGCTGCTTCATTGGTAGCTTTTCCGCCTTTGGGTTGTTTTTGGACGCTAACAGAATTGGCAGATCGTCTCTGGCAAAACCATCCTTGGTTGGTGGGAGTCATCCTGATTGTTAATGGTTTGACAGCGTTTAGCTTAACTCGCGAGTTTTGTTTAATTTTTGCTGGTCGAATCAAGCAAATGACAGTGCGATCGCCTGAAGGGTTATGGAGTGTGGTATTACCTATGACAGTTGGCATGGGACTCGCTTTACACGCACCTATCTTGTTATACCAGTGGGGTTTATTACCACAGTTATCTGATTTAGATTTAACTATTGCGGCTGCTTTGGCGGTCACAACTTTAGTCGGCGCTGGTGCAGCTAGTCTGATTTATCTCAATGACAGCATTGCCAAACCAATTCAACTAAAGCCGAAGGCAGTACAAGACTTTTTTGCCTACGATCTTTATACCGAAAAGT
Encoded here:
- a CDS encoding NAD(P)H-quinone oxidoreductase subunit F, yielding MNEIFNQSIWLVPLYALVGATLAIPWSPGIIRTTGPRPSGYINILMTLVALTHSILALREIWGQPAQYLSFPWLQAADLHIAFDLEISTINLGALVLITSVNLLAQVYAVGYMEMDWGWARFYCMLALFEAGMCTLVLCNSLFFSYVVLEILTLGTYLLIGLWFNQSLVVTGARDAFLTKRVGDLILLMGVVALLPLAGTWNYTELAEWANTATVDPTVATLLCLALIAGPLGKCAQFPLHLWLDEAMEGPMPGTILRNTVIVSTGAWVLIKLQPVLALSPFASSFMVAIGATTAIGASLIAIAQIDIKRSLSYSVSAYMGLVFIAVGTQQDITALKLLFTYAIAMSLLVMSIGGVVLNTITQDLTQYGGLWSRRPISGICYLVGAASLVAFPPLGCFWTLTELADRLWQNHPWLVGVILIVNGLTAFSLTREFCLIFAGRIKQMTVRSPEGLWSVVLPMTVGMGLALHAPILLYQWGLLPQLSDLDLTIAAALAVTTLVGAGAASLIYLNDSIAKPIQLKPKAVQDFFAYDLYTEKFYRLTVIAVVGVVSQLVYWCDRYLVDGVINFFGLATIFSGESLRYNTSGQTQFYFLSILLGVFLFVGIICFPLFSNYLL
- a CDS encoding TIGR00725 family protein, giving the protein MAQVVVGVMGAGDLATHEDTELAYQLGKSIAENGWILLTGGRKVGVMEAASQGAKASGGTVIGILPGNNKLEMSDAVDIAIVTDLGNGRNNINVLSCDLVIACGMGLGTASEVALALKNNRPIILLHQQEVTYQFFSHLASEQVFSAENVEQAIALSQEILLP
- a CDS encoding branched-chain amino acid transaminase, translated to MHNFLEIAYFQNRFVPFKEANISIATHALHYGTGAFGGMRGIPNPDNAEQILLFRLDRHCNRLSDSAKLLGYDLPAAKIQQIIIDFVQKNQPNKPFYIRPFVYTSDLGIAPRLHKIEKDFFVYGLELGDYLPPDGISCRISSWYRQEDRSLPLRGKISGAYITSSLAKTEAVESGFDEAILMNSQGKICEASGMNIFMVRNNKLITPGFNQDILEGITRDSVLTIARDMGIEVEERAIDKTELLIAEEVFLSGTAAKVTPVKQIESYHLSTERPITEKIKAKLTSITKNQEPKYQDWIYTVDC
- a CDS encoding response regulator transcription factor — protein: MINILVADDQNFVRKTLESYLEPESDLQIVGFAKNGEVAIAKVAELKPDVVLMDIEMPVMDGFAATETIAQKYADTKVLMLSIHNQKQDVARALKLGAKGYWLKNTTAKELANAIRYVHKGYFQLALELVDKHLAKTMTLDSLPKQDLELSEKLNMVDTVLAKIEQKIDSLEELTPHSLNETVEAIVKQELSHNKERDANLQFRCDRLKQQLKRHEQKTNLAIKILTITNFSLFVAILAIGYLSFSK